The genome window GGATACATAGATctcaagaataagaaaaattgCCATGCgataatactataaaaataaaccaaattggaatttttttccattcatgtttttttttttaattttatttatttatttatttattttttacagagacagagagtgagtcagagagatggatagacagggatagacagacaggaacagagagagatgagaagcatcaatcattagtttttcattgcgcgttgcaacaccttagttgttcattgattgctctctcacatgtgccttgaccgcgggccttcagcagacccagtaaccccttgctggagccagcgtccctgggttcaagttggtgggttttttcctcaaaccagatgagcccgcactcacgctggcgacctcagggttccgaacccaggtcctctgcattgcagtccgatgctctatccactgcgccaccgcctggtcaggcatccattCATGTTTTAAAGGTTCATTGCCTACTGCAATAAGAGGGGAACCAAACTATTCCCAGTGAGGTCAGTGCCTCCTGCCTCACCCACTCTGAGGTAATTCACAAATGTGACCCATCCAGTGACCATATTTGTTCAATGAAGAAAGCAGGGAAATGAGGGTCTCAGTCAGAACATACAGttgctttattctttaaatgtctcCCAGGAAAGAAGAACCCAAGTGGCAGGGAATGTGGCTAGGGACTTTCACTGAGCCAAGCAGCAGCCAcggaggaatgggggggggggggaggagcaccGGAACCCAAGGCAAAGGGATGGTTAGTGATTGTTCGCCCATTTCCTGGCCTCTAGTTCCTCAAATGGGACTATgagaagaaatattaaatgaCTGTGTATCGAGGAACAGAACTTTAAAGATCTGGCCGGGATAGGGGATCAGAAGGAGCCGGCAGGATTAAAGCCCGGGATTtaagtgcccagggccagggaCCACTCTGAGAGAGAGTGCAGGAGAAGATGCATCAGTAAGAGAAGTGAGGAGTGTTGGTCTCAACTGTGActggagaggaggggacagggcagtGAGTACAACTGAGAGGGTTCTTCCAGGTGGCAAGGGTGGGGACAGGGATGGGCAGATGTGCTCATTCTGTCCACTCCTTCTTAATGGACAGGTTCCACTCCCAGGTGAGGTGGTCATGCTTATCATCATCAGTGAAGAAGGACTTGTTGTGGTAGGTGCCTCGGGCCAGCATGCCTTTGGGAGCCTCCTCAGTTGGAGTCAGGAACTCATACTCTTCTGGTCGAGGCCCGTAGCTGCCAACCATAAACGTGGCTTTATCCACTGGGGAGGAAGACAAGCGCATTAGGGGAAGAGTCTGCTGGAGGACAAATAAGCGCTGGAGCCGGAGAGCCTGGTGCAGCTCACAGCGCTCGGAGTCAATGCAGAGGCTTTCGAGGCTGGGTAAACATCGGATTTACCTGGggcagctttttattcatttccttaaaaattttttttttatatttgagcaCCTTTTAATACTACAGTTTCCTTTGTCCCATTCCCAAAGACGTTTGTTAAGTAACCTGCTGTGGGTCTTAAGAGTTAGTGTTTttaccaaaaagcccgtcaatagatgactggataaagaagatgtggcacatatacactatggaatactactcagccataagaaatgatgacatcggatcatttacagcaaaatggtgggatcttgataacattatacgaagtgaaataaataaatcagaaaaaaacaggaactgcattattccatacgtaagtgggacataaaagtgaaactaagagacattgataagagtgtggtggttacaggaggaggggggaaagggagagggaaaggggaagggggaggggcacaaagaaaactagatagaagatgacagaggacaatctgactttgggtgatgggtatgcaacataattgaacgacaagataacctggacttgttatctttgaatatatgtatcctgatttattgatgtcaccccattaaaaaaataaaattattaaaaaaaaaagagttagtgtttttaaaaagtatcacaGCTAATTCTGAGTATCAGAAAAATTGTGAAATCAGTGTCCTAAATGAGTGGAAATGAAGAATGTTTTTATGGAGGCATAGTAGATTATAGCACATAAAAATCTCAGGCGGTCAGAAGGTATAGAATTCCAGTTATAAGGTAAGTAAGTTCTGGAAGTATAATGTACAGTGTGATGACTGTAGTTAacaatacaatattgtatatttgaaagttgctaagaaagtagatcttaaaagatCTCATTACAAGATAAAAATTGTAAATAcgtgtggtgatggatgttaacaaaacttattatggtaatcattttatatgtagtatatacatatatcaaatcactgtgtctacacctaaaactaatacaatgttatatgtgaattatatctcagccaaaaaaaaaaaaatcaaactagttGAGACTTGAGTTCTTTCCTTAGCTCTACAACTCACTAAGTCATATAACATTTTTGGGCCTCCACTTCTTTTCTATGTAATGAACTTCAAGGATCTTTTATCTACAGACTATCATTCTACAAACATATTAATTGGAGCAGGTAAGGTAACAGCTGGTTATTAGAATAAACAGAATTCATAGATGGAATAATTAAATGGAAGGGAAAAATCAATAACTTGGTTTAAAAAAGTTAGTGGTGAAAATAACAACAAAGTTACTAATAGTGAGTAACTGGGATATATATCAAGTAGGGGATTAGAaagtatattgctcacaaaaattaggggatatttcaaaatgaatataaagtgataaaatatctcctaatttttgtgagcatatatatataggtaggtaggtagtcAGGCAACGTGTATGTAACTGTTAAGTGTTGTGAATAAGTCTGAAGTAACAGCTACGACATGTCATAGCCCTCTCTGCTGAGTAAGGCAACATAGTCGCTATGCCCAAAGGAAAATAGgaaactgaactttttttttcacgAAACTAGGTATTGGAAAGACCAGTTAAGATCTTTTAGGTCAACAATCTTCTGTGGGATCTGAGTAAATGAGTGGGTCTCTATGTTATGCAAATGTATCAAAcaatttctcccctctcccttgttTATCGATTTGGTAGGACTGGTGCATTCCTGTTCTCCACCACTGAGAAGGGAGCTTCTAAGGTTAAAAAGAACTAGCAGAGTGCTCCCATCGGCTTTTCCCTTTTCAATTCTCTCTGCCCATACTAACGGAAGGTAACTGAAGACTGGTCCCCTAGGCATGTACAAGCTTTAGGTACAGCTTGTCAAGAATGATTACAAATTaagtaatgttattattatttttttcagttagacAGCTTTCCGCaaatccaaaaatttttttttctcctttgtttacgAAATGAAGCACTtaccccccaccccattctcaCTCTGACTCCCAATAAACACACACGCCAGTGGATAGGGCTCTCAGTCTTTCCTGTCTTGGATTACTCTGACATGTTTTATACTTctgcattgttttttgttttgttttgttggttggttggtttactTTCAAGAGTACCTTTTACGTACTTTAATTTATCCAGTCTTATCTTGGTTACTCTTCCCCTTTGTAAGTAATAAGTCTGAACTCCAGAAGCTGAATGCCGGGGCTTAGTGGCTGACCCCATCTAAACTGAGTTTCCCAAGTGTTGGTCTGGCCATTAACATCTCGGTCAGAGGTGAGCCCTTCCTAAGGTGAGTGTCCACAGCTTTTTATCAGGTTCTTAAATGAGTCTATGCCGAAAACTTGCCAACAACCATAAGTTTAAATATCAGTGAGCAGTGGATGTGAGGACCATGTATATTGTTGGTCCCTTACCTTTCACGCCAGTCCGGTAGGTGTGCTGAACATATTTCAGGCCTGACACAATATCTCTGTTCACCTGTATGGGAAAGAGCCAAGCAATTCAGATTAAAGAggttctttcatttttcctcattattcatttttatctacCTCGCTGAGTCTTCTCTGAGGATAAGAAGACTGAAGGTTTAGTTCAGAATGAGTTTTACTACTGTCATTTagtgtggtggtgcagcagagaTTGGAGGGAGGCATTCATAAGACTCAATGTCGCCAATCTGATTTAAATCATTGAATACTGTGATTTTGGTTTTGAGGAGGAGGGGTATTTAATGAAAACattatcttaatatttttcattatatttcttcttcctgaatGGTCCAAAGACTGATCTggagcaccccctcccccatataTCTGGTCAGAATTGTCCTTGTTTCAGGAAAGATTATAAAGTTACCAATGGAAAATGTTATGTAAATATTTGAACATTGCAACCTGAGAAATAATCCACCTAGCAtatgaaaaacaaataacaagGAGAAAAGCCGTAATGGAAAATCGGGTCTAGAGGACGGTTGTGCCTGTAATGCAGGTATAATTGGAGGTCCAGAGCTAAGGAGATGGGTCACAAGAAAACATCCGCCCTATATATAAACAATGGGCAAAGCCACTGTGTCTGGCAAGTATTTGGGATGTCTGTCATTTTCAGACGTTGTCTGAGGTTGTGATACTTTCCCAATCCTTTCAAAGAAAACTCACTAAAGCAGAGTGAAAATATAGACAGGCCAagcacttagtttttccattagTCATTTTACCTAGGACTGAACTGGGTTGTCCGTTAATTTTATACAGTGGTCATGCttatacaaacaaataaagtGGACATTGCACCATTAGCTAGAAGGTTTGGTTAATTGTTTACCGATATAAAGAATGTAAGCATCTTCAAATAATTTCTCTCCCCAACACTAATTATGGCTCCCTTTTTGTTTTGGacagaataatttaataaatctGTCAATGAGGTAGCAGTGAACACAGCCAGCTTAGGTTCTAGACTATCACTCAGTAAAATTTGTAGTATAGACCTATCAAAAgcagacaaaatgaaaacacattgaATTAACTGTGATAAAGCAAAACCCAGACTTTTTAAGGACTCCAACTCCTGCATGTGGCTCATAGGAATAGGGAAAATAGATGGATCTTTCTAGAGGTCTCAAAGTTGGTCTCTTGAGCTTAGTAGGAGATGTGGTCTGAGGGGAATAAGACCAAAAAAACAGGGACGATGGTGGCATAGGGATAAGAACTTCAAAACAAAGTTTCTTGTGTTTCTACTGCTCCGTAGAATGTCTATGCTTGACCTGGATAAAAATGTGACCATTCCTCGTAGTCTCTTCCTCTGCCTGAGCACCTGTCCCCACATCTCCTTCCCCAGGAGCAGGGAGCCTTGGTGATGGGGATGAAAGTGAGCCGTGAAGTCAGAGGTACTACATTTCCTTGggagacagaagaaagaaaagtaaaaaccaaAAGAACCATCCCAGGCCAAATTTTTGGAGAGTTGTGAAGttttgggggagaaagagaaCACCGACAGCAAGTAAAAGAGGTGAAGAAAAAGGGTGTCAGGCTCTGCTGCTGTTGTCATACATCCAGAATTTCTTGGACATTCTGCAACAGACGTCAGTATGGAGCTAAACTGTTTCTCAATTTTGAACTGATGTCTCTCCTAACTGCAGCTCCATTCTGGGACAGGCCACAGGGGGGTTCAGCTTCATGTGTGTTACACACAGAGAATGATCTTTCTCCTGTCAGAAACAAGGACAAACCTCAGGAGTGGGACCCTTGCGAAGCCCTGTCTGTGCCCCCTTCCTCCATCACCTTAACGTGCACCCCTGACTACTGGGGCTGCACACCACTGCGTTCCTCCTCAGCCTCCCCGCCATGGCAGGAGCCCATGCTTCAGACCTTTCTTGTTCATCTCATTCACATCTAAATTTGCCTGTCGTGTTTCATCTGATttgataaaaacatttaatttgacAAAATCTGGCTTACTAAATTACTGACACATTAAGGGAGTAACATTTAATGATTAAAAACTGGACTGTTGTGTCACCTATTCTAGGCAAATTTGGATACAAGGCCCTACCAAACTCTCAGGTGCTTAAGTAATAAATAAGGCTACAAGAAATAGGAAGTGAACCATAGCTCAGTGCCTATTATAGAGTAGGCATCAGCAAATATTTTCAGAATGAAATTAGTTGAAGGCATATTTGTTTGTGGTGGAGAGGGATTGTTAGCGGACCCTGAATCATCCCCTGAACCCAGAGGACAGAAGGGTCTGGTGTGTAAACAGAGAGGGGCGGGGATTTCCTTGGTGGAGCCCAGGCCCTGGAGGGTAGGACTGAGTGAGAATGAGGGCAACCAAGGCAAATATAAACAATTAAGAGCAAACAATAAATTTCTGACTTAttggttttctattttaagtttatttttctctttgttttggctGCTTACCAGGATATGTGGCTATCCTTTCTACATTATTTTATCTCTTATTTCATTTTGAGCTTACCTACTGACATGCTCCAACTAAATTGTAATTTCCAGTTATTTACCAAGGAATACACTCCCTGGCTTTATATATAATTCTTGAGGAATTAGAGCTGAGGTTCTATCTGttcacttttccttttctgttaatTGATTCATtcatctcaataaatattcaatgaATATCTACCATTTGCAAAGTTCTGTGTGAGTTATTGGAAAGAAGGGATATCTAATCTCTTTCTATGTCAAGGTGTGTAGGCTGTATaggaaagaaattatataaatgggATAATACAGAGCAGTGGGTGCCTCTCACTGGACAGGAGTATTAGGAGTTCATGGACAGAGGAATCCCATGGCTTACGTGAGCGACGGAGGAGATGCTGGCTGGGGATTGGCAGTAAGCCAAGCTACGTCTCAACAGAGTTGGGGAGAGAAGAGTCCATCTCCAGGGGAAAAAACCAAAATGTATGCCAAAATGATAATGCAAGaaaattgatttcttttctctctttgattATAAGAAGGatttaaactttatatatagAGCAAGATACTTACTTTGAAGTGAATTTTGACTCTATATTCAACACCTTCTTTTAGCACAAAAGTTTCCTTTTTGAGGGCTTCGAGATCCCCTGGAAAGGTAGATTTAAAAGAAGTTTATTCCCCTCAGAAGGAGATTCAAAAGTTGATGAATGAAGTAGAAGATCTGGCTCCTCAGTGCAGCACGGTCTGCGTGGCCCTCGCCTCTAAGAATATTTGAGATTAGAGGCTGCACAAACGCACACTTGAAACACCTGAAATCTGACAGCTAGATATGAAAGCAATGTAATTTAGCTTGACAACCAccctaaaaatatacaaaacaccACCAGCATTGAGTTATGtgcaaaaatatatcttttctaattgtcaataataaaaacaagttttaatcaaccatcctaaaaaaaaaagtctaaactatctttctttttttaaaggactttattcattcattttagaaaagagagagaagggggggaggagcaggaagcatcaactcccatatgtgccttgacgaggcaagcctggggttttgaacggTGACCTCcgtgtttcaggtcaacactttatccactgcgtcaccacaggtcaggcctaaactaTCTTTCTATTTTCTCCATTGAAAATGACATTACAGATATGTGGTCAAATGACAAGATGATAGAAGAATTAAAGAGTATACTCTTATGccccaaataaagaaatacaggAAAAATATTACATAAGAGTACCATTTtctggcttttaaaaatgtactgatttgattcctttttatcattctaaataaatttttacttttatacttaATTTTGAAATTGCACTTgcaatttcatattatttttttcttaaggaaagTCACTTAAGTTATAAAAGTTTTGTGCTCTGTAAAACTGGGATCTGcccttaatttttatacattggTTAGAGAGAGATAATCATTCTGTGTTCTTCTCCCAATGTGATCCTGTATAGTTTGACATTCAGAgtgatattgtgtgtgtgtgtgtgtgtgtgtgtttggacaGCTCCGTGCACACGTATTACACACAGGGCTGGTACCATCATTCTGCATATGCCTGGAATTCACTTCAGTAACTTCTTTGTGACAGAACACCAAATTTGGGTTTCCTGGTGCTgggaaaagggacagagaaaactttttttcctgcaacaacatcaggccctTCTAAAAAGAATGTTTCCTTAGCACTAATTCAGACCTATTCTTACAAAATGACAGCTGTACCTGGTAACATTACACAATTTTGCACAGGAAGAGGCCTGAgtcctggggagagagagagagagagtgtgtgtgtgtgtctcttagAGAGATGCTAGACTATAGGGGTGGTTGAATATGTGTGTTCGCTCTAATGATTTCAGTTGAAAAGGAAGTATCTTCTTGGCCTCTGATTTCCTCCCTCTGACAAAAGCCCATATAAGGTAAAGAGGAGCTATGCTCTGTGCCAGGGGAACTACCTTGCTGTCCAGAGTCATGCTCTGCTCTGTCTCATGGGTTCACTTTTTAAATCTGACAATCATTTCTTTTTCACCAAAGACCTACCTTTAACCCCCCAGCCTCCTAGTTCTGTGGCCCTCTCCTTATTTCTCTCCAATGTCCACTTCCCCATAATACCTTCTCTGCTCAAGACTTAAGTCTCAGGAAAGAAATGGACACTTGTcacaataaagtgaaaaaaaaattttttttgaagagttGTGGAGttgcttatttaaaataatcagacttttaaaataaaataacacgtGTCTAACAATGGAATTTCTAACATTGTTCAGGAGATCTTAAATTGCTTCTTGCCTTCAGGTAAATTCTATAGCTGACATAAGATCAATACTTTTTCTGATATTTAGACTGTGTAAATATTACAGTTCCAGAAGCATACAGCAGGTTTCTTAATACTATATTTCCATCTTTCTGCATGAATAGTAATTCTGCTATTATGTGCAGATAAATACTGAAGTAAATCTGATACATGTGAATATATTCAGTACCTATGCCTGCATTCTCTTCAATTAGAGACAGAGGCTGGGCTGTCACTAAGCCCGGTCAATCCTGTGTACCCCAAGAGCAGTGACTTGTGAGCTGGTCCCAGCATACCCATCTCAGGGATTCATCTACCTAGGTTTCCCTTCGCTGGGCTGGGGGACAAAGAGCAAGCGTCTCCAGTGATATCATTAGCTCCCTTTGAACAGAACAGATGTGTCCACTTACCAGTGAGGTCCATGGTGATTGGTCCTGGGGCACTCTCACAAACCAGAGTAAGGCGGGTGACAACGACATTGGGGGCTGTTGGGTCTGCAGGATTCAAATCAAAACACAAGCATAAGGAAGAGACGTatatgtactgtgtgtgtgtgtgtgtgtgtgcgtgtgtgtgtgtttgcattttAAGTAGGagagaatacaaaaagaaaggtGGTATCTCTATCTGGACTAGAAATGGAAATGGTAGATTCACCATGCTTCATCACACTGGCCTTATAAATTATAGCAATATTATTATCTGTTTTGGGCACTTGCAGGTCCATCTTAATTATAAACAGCAAAGATTTCCTGAGTGACTATGGGTAAGGTACTCTCTCCTAGCTGGTCATTGCCCATCCATATCTTTGGGCCATGTCTTAGTCAGCCACAGTGTATGTGGAAGTGATGAATGGTTAGGCAAGGAgtgtgaaggagaaagagaagatggagagaaaacGTGAGAGATGGGGAGAATACAATCCTAAATGGTAATCTGAAATCCTTTCTAAATCCTCACTCTGTGTTATTTTCCCTTGTTTCAATGCTGACTTGCACCTTCTCTCCAAAGGAGACAATCACACAGTCCAGGATTTCATTCAACGTATAAATATTGTGATTCACTGACTTAGCCCTGGAAGCCTTGGTACTCTCTGCTCTGCCTCGGCATTGAGTCACTAAGAGGCAAGCCTTACCTGAGACCCTCcacctgacacccccccccccacacacacacacacctgctacCACAGGACCATCCCCCAGGAGCGTCTTCTTGTACTTAATTAGACTTTCATCATCTTTGTCCATCTCCTGCAGCTCTTGTAAGGacttctgaggtggaggcttatAATTGAGCTTCCCATCCagctcatcctcctcctcctccaggtgtGGTTCTGGAGCCTTTTCAGTCATTTTGATCTGTTTCAGGGAAAGAATGACAGGCCGTTAGCTAAAAGTCAGCAGACGTGCACAACGTCTGTGGGGGTGCTTGGCATCATTATCTTCGCTTTAATGGACTTCTGTAGTTGTCAGTGATCTCTTCCTAATTTCACCTCATTATATTTCATGGAAATAGCATATAGTGCATTCCAGTCTTTTCCATGCCTGAATTTCTTTTTGTACTGGGATGAGTACCTCTCATTGACTGAATAAaactgacagagaaaaaaaagttcactTGTGAATGATATGCTACAAGTAAAGCAACATAGCACAAGCAGGCCTGAATAATGAGCAAATAAGCCCAGTTTAAATAGTTACAGAAGGTATCACAGTCTTTCCAATCCAGCCAGCCTTGTTAGTGTCAAACTCTCAGCATGTATAATCCCTGATATGGTGGCTTCAAGAGAAAGGCAGCGTGCTTGCCAAAGAAAGTTGGCTTCTTCCCATTAACTGACTCTTCTCCTGAACTCTTCAAAGGTGACTCATGAGAAGTTGTAGGCCCCCATGATACCTGCCTGAAGTGTCTAAGTGGTTTCCACTCAACACAGCTAATAACTCTTTGAAGGCAGGTATGAGGTTCTATGTTTCTTTTACATCTCCCATAGCACTTGAATACTTCAGGCATTTTAtgacattcattggttgatttactAGGTTCTATATCTAAAGATCTTCTGTTctgaaaaaacacaaaataacaaaGGGTTCTAAATTTTTCTAGACAAAAATTGTAACTATGACTTTAATACCCTTTCACTGCTCTCCCTTTTCTGATGCACTCCCCTTTTATACCTCCCACCGTCCTGGCTTTCCAGTGACCTTATGCTAGAGTCTGTCTTCTTTCATGATCATCTACATTTATTTgtttggtctttaaaaaaaaaaaaaatttaagggagATCTAATCAAATTATTCACACTtcaactatttcagcagttcctccttcttcaaagacttatatgtcaacatagatctccatgtttcataggacatactcaagctcactccatgctccctggagctttagcacaagggaatacctttttttttctttttcttttcttttctttttttttcttctcttttcttttttttttttttttttggttgtattttttcttttatttacttattttttgtatttttctgaagatggaaatggggaggcagtcagacagactcccgcatgcgccagaccgggatccacctggcatgcctaccaggggggaatgctctgcccatctggggtgttgctctgttgcaaccagagccattctagtgcctgaggcagacccatggggccatccttagaaCCCGGgatggctttgctccagtggagccttggctgcaggaggggaagagagagacagagaggaaggagagggggaggggtggagaggtagatgggcacttcttctgtgtgctctgactgggaatcgaacccgggaatcctgcacaccaggccaatgctctaccactgagccaaccagccagggcctaggaatgcccttgttgatcaagctacccaaaagaaaattatatggagcaaccatgacagagcGAGCAAGTCAATcttatactattcatcaccagaacgctgcagcccagtgtaaacagtttcaactttcttggaagcagcacggcagattgggaaatcctgtccaaggggtcctatactgccccctcatttggagttaacccttaaggacccctaccaggacaactttggcagatggaggttactcatataccttcacttggcaaacagtcgtatgtccacattacagtggatacatattccggatctatagtaacctctatcagaacaggagaggctgctaagcatgctatagctcattgtctgtatgcattgttctattattggatttcctaaactggctaaactgaaaatgctcctgcatatggagcaaaagcatttactgtattttgtcatgcttacaatctttaaagttaaggtattattaaagtgtactcagcaaacattttaaggtcaattaaaaaaaattttaaagggggtagtcatatcctggaactcctacgggtctaccatatcatgcttcttacttaaaaaaaaaaatttacatttcttttgaatgctgatgaacaggagacaccaaatcttttttgcatgcaaactactaccttctttattagatccagctaataacactgttttgtctttttccaaatagctccagatatatggaaaagatttatataggcagatggggatcctcaaacccctcagcgagatcttctgagcatggcttttaagatacctagaggcagaaaaagcccaatagagatcaggggaactaccagcttttaggatacacccttaaaggctccaacgccccaaaggggtctcataggatgccatctgggtcctgcttcaatagtggaaaggaaggtcattgagctaaagcctgccaggcttacatgcctctgctaggaggaaacagggacactggaaggtaggcttccccctcgctcctctaagggagggttcagtctcttccagccctgctccagccacctatgacctaacctttcccagaatgctggggtttgccactgaaggctgaaggtgcccagggctgtcagccccatctacgacactgtggacgagcctagggtatttcttccaagaagcaggtaaactgatctcatttgcacaagggccacttaactatgttttgcctgaatagtcaggttttttattcttccctcaaagatctctgttgtgggtgttgatagtcctattttctgctgctttgcttaatatgtagtgtttcctttatccctcctatctcaatgccccactcatatttcaggctgggacctactcctaatttagagctctctttcccccttttgccaacttctattatgaatctacctttgccacccagcttagtgtatcccaaggttctctttaccatgccacagtcgcagagctccagggaaaagcaacccggtctcatctctccaggcagaggagaacagaagctccatatccacgcatgctgcaaatggcttttccagtctacctgaaccattaccagctagaagcagcagtcattaggacttggacatgagctgcaaagtatagaatggtgacaattccagtgccatgcagacttttcctagatgtggactttccctggactcctgctccctgtgacagctcctatcAGACAGAACTgtgattgggttgcatttttcagggatttggcatggtgatggtgccaacttgtagttggtgaacatgttaaggacactactcttttatggattcttgctgtattggccaaaagtttgcttaaaggcttttaatcactgtaaaaaaaaaatagaagactggatagagaagatgggacacatgtacaccatggtatactattcagctagaagaaatgatgacatcggatcacttacagcagaatggtggaatcttgataacattatgcggagtgaaataagtgaatcagaaaaaaacaagaactgcaggattcc of Saccopteryx bilineata isolate mSacBil1 chromosome 1, mSacBil1_pri_phased_curated, whole genome shotgun sequence contains these proteins:
- the ARHGDIB gene encoding rho GDP-dissociation inhibitor 2, which codes for MTEKAPEPHLEEEEDELDGKLNYKPPPQKSLQELQEMDKDDESLIKYKKTLLGDGPVVADPTAPNVVVTRLTLVCESAPGPITMDLTGDLEALKKETFVLKEGVEYRVKIHFKVNRDIVSGLKYVQHTYRTGVKVDKATFMVGSYGPRPEEYEFLTPTEEAPKGMLARGTYHNKSFFTDDDKHDHLTWEWNLSIKKEWTE